The Natronosalvus halobius genomic interval GTGCCCTCCTCGTGCCAGGGGATCGATACGGTCTCCACTGTCGCCCCTTGAGCGGCGAAGGCATCGCAGGCGTCTCGGACTGTCTCGTCGAGCGACGGCTGCTCGCCTACGAACCCTTCTTCGATGACGCCGACGGTGATGTCGTCGGGCTCGCTAGTGAGCGAGTTGGCGTAGTCATGGGTTTGTACGTACTTCTGGCGCGGGTCATCCGAATCATAACCCGCTAGCACGTCTAACGCGAGGGCTGCATCCGCGACGGAGTTGGTGATTGGGCCGATGTGGTCGAAGGTGTACCCCATCCCAAGCGCGCCCGTATACGGGACAAGTCCGTGAGTCGGTTTGTGTCCGACACAACCGCTCCAAGCAGCGGGAACACGGATCGAGCCCGCCTGGTCCGTGCTTAGAGCGATGTCTACACTCCCCTCGACGACGGCGGCCGCCGACCCGCTCGATGATCCTCCTGCGAGGTATTCGGAGTTGCGGGGGTTCAATACCGGGCCGGTCGCGGAGAGTTCGCCGGTACCCGAAACTGCCATGTCGCTCATGTTGGTCTTGCCGACGATGTCCCCGCCGGCGTCAAGCAGGCGTCGAACGGCCGTCGCATCGCGCGCGGGTAGGTAGCCGTCGAACACGTTCGAGCCGCAGGTCATCTCCACGCCACGAACAGCGATATTATCTTTCACCCCGATGTCATAGCCAGACAGGGGACCGTCGTCGGCCCCCTTAACGTAACACCTGGTCACGAAGGCATTGTTCGGGTCCTCGTCGGTATCCGGTCGGTATCCCGGCTCGCGAGTGGTGTGACGCTGTTCCCGTCGGGGTTCCGGAATCGAACCGATTCGCTCGTAGGTGTCGAGCGTGCCGTCGATTAAATTGATGAACGCCTCGACTTCCTGGTCGCTGAGTTCCATCTCATGTGTCGCCGCTAGGTCCCTGAGTTCGCCGGGAGTCGGCGCTCGCAGGGACTGGTGATGTGGCCTGACCATACTCCCAAATTCCGAAGGTATTATAATAAATTTCGGGTCGCAGTGAATATCACCTACCACACACGGGCAGTGCGCTCGAAGCCCTACAACCGTTCGCCTGTCAGGCGTGCAGCCTGGACCGTTCTGCCGTCGACGACCTACCCGTCCCGAGCGTGTCCGTTACCAAAACGCGTTACGAAGCAAACCTGTTCGGCGGCGCACTCGCCAGTGCGGGCGGTGCAGCGCTCTCGGAGTGTTCGCTCAGTGGCTCCCTCTTCGGTGGTCGCTGACGCTATCTGCTCGAATATCTGGACGGCTATCGAATGACTACGGAAGCAGGCGACAGCGGATGACAAACGACTACCGCCGCTCAGAACTGTTCATTGACCCAGAGCACCCCTCCCGTCAAAATTCGTTGCGAGGAGGACCCCCTGGGATCTGTTATTGACGCCCGCGTTCGCGAAGCTTAGCTCGCCGGATCTTGCCGGTTTCCGTCTTGGGAAGTTCGGAGACGTATTCGATTTGTCGCGGGTATTTGTACGGTGCGATGCGGTCTTTTACGAAGTCCTGGAGCGTGTCGGTGAGTTCGTCGCTCGCCTCGACTCCCTCCGAGAGAACGACGAACGCCCTTACAATCTGGCCGCGCTCTTCGTCGGGACTACCGACGACCGCCGACTCGTAGACGGTCTCGTGGTCTTCGAGGACGTTCTCCACTTCGGGACCAGGAACGTTGTAACCGCTCGTAATGATAAGGTCATCCCGGCGGGATTTGTACTCGAAGCGTCCATCCTCCCGGTGGATGAAGATATCTCCCGGTACAGACCAACCATCCCGGACTGTCTCGTTTTGCTTTTCCGGGCGGTCCCAATAGGTGATACCGGTCGGTCCGCGGACTTCCAGCAAGCCAGGTTCGCCGCGGTCAAGCTCCTCACCCGTCTCCGGATCGGCGACGCGACACTCGTATCCTGGGACTGGGAACCCTGTCGCTGTCGGGGAAATCTCGTCGTCGTGTTGGTGGCTGATGAAAATGTGGAGCATCTCGGTGGTTCCAATCCCATCGAGGAGGTCAATCTCGAATAACTCCTTGGCTTGTTCGTACGTGCTCGGTGGAAGCGGTTCGCCGGCGCTGACGCCAATTCGAAGCGACGAGAGGTCATACTCCGAGGTGATCTTCTCTGCCTGTGAGAACAGCTGATTGTACGCCGTCGGAATCGATCCCAGAACCGTAACGCCGTACTCGTCGACCGCTCTTACGAGGTCTTCGGGCTCTGCATCCTCTATCAGGACCGTGCTTGCACCGAACCGCAGCGGGAACGCAACCTCCATCCCGTACCCAAATGTGAACGCGATGGGCGCATTGCTGCAAAAGAC includes:
- a CDS encoding amidase; its protein translation is MVGDIHCDPKFIIIPSEFGSMVRPHHQSLRAPTPGELRDLAATHEMELSDQEVEAFINLIDGTLDTYERIGSIPEPRREQRHTTREPGYRPDTDEDPNNAFVTRCYVKGADDGPLSGYDIGVKDNIAVRGVEMTCGSNVFDGYLPARDATAVRRLLDAGGDIVGKTNMSDMAVSGTGELSATGPVLNPRNSEYLAGGSSSGSAAAVVEGSVDIALSTDQAGSIRVPAAWSGCVGHKPTHGLVPYTGALGMGYTFDHIGPITNSVADAALALDVLAGYDSDDPRQKYVQTHDYANSLTSEPDDITVGVIEEGFVGEQPSLDETVRDACDAFAAQGATVETVSIPWHEEGTLIWRGIVPESIAALHRDEGVGHYVDGFYDTQFLEQFANAKRARANDFPPTYKFLVLLGQYLAEEHHSRFYAKAQNLLDELTDAYDSALADVDVLALPTSPTTAYELGEPLHRSDEIIERAQTGVRTKNSSPFDVTGHPAVSVPCGTDDGLPVGLMFVGEHFDDATVLRAAQAFEQSVDVDLDG
- a CDS encoding acyl-CoA synthetase — encoded protein: MQENIPNEKLPSVDSLPDLSNGLPELHYPKQINAAVEMTDVHVEAGRGNDVAIYFEGDEITYEVLKRRVNKLGNALLNLGIEPGERVFVRFPNRPEYVVSCLAAQKIGAVPVPSMKLLRANEISYVLSDAEPRLAIVDETLLEEVLEADEIEGGVLDEIVVSERTDGDHGYHRYEEIIADESDSLSTAETSRDDAVMLAYTSGTTGQPKGTLHTHRQMLAIADGYANYCLDPRQDDVFCSNAPIAFTFGYGMEVAFPLRFGASTVLIEDAEPEDLVRAVDEYGVTVLGSIPTAYNQLFSQAEKITSEYDLSSLRIGVSAGEPLPPSTYEQAKELFEIDLLDGIGTTEMLHIFISHQHDDEISPTATGFPVPGYECRVADPETGEELDRGEPGLLEVRGPTGITYWDRPEKQNETVRDGWSVPGDIFIHREDGRFEYKSRRDDLIITSGYNVPGPEVENVLEDHETVYESAVVGSPDEERGQIVRAFVVLSEGVEASDELTDTLQDFVKDRIAPYKYPRQIEYVSELPKTETGKIRRAKLRERGRQ